Proteins encoded within one genomic window of Arachis ipaensis cultivar K30076 chromosome B08, Araip1.1, whole genome shotgun sequence:
- the LOC107612361 gene encoding ADP,ATP carrier protein 1, mitochondrial gives MEGGPYMMQHPSISQKLGGGSFLVSKLATGFHSRNSSSSGIYLNGFVAVTPMVSPVTAYSPAEKGGATTSFIVDFLMGGVSAAVSKTAAAPIERVKLLIQNQDEMLKTGRLSHPYKGIGDCFARTIKDEGMLSLWRGNTANVIRYFPTQALNFAFKDYFKKLFNFKKDRDGYWKWFAGNLASGGAAGASSLLFVYSLDFARTRLANDAKVAAKQGGQRQFNGLIDVYTKTIKSDGITGLYRGFTISCVGIVVYRGLYFGMYDSLKPVVLVDGLQDSFFASFFLGWGITIGAGLASYPIDTVRRRMMMTSGEAVKYSGSVDAFKQIIAKEGAKSLFKGAGANILRAVAGAGVLAGYDKLQLLLFGKKYGSGGGG, from the exons ATGGAGGGTGGACCTTATATGATGCAGCATCCATCAATATCACAGAAGCTAGGTGGAGGATCTTTTCTTGTGTCCAAGCTTGCCACTGGATTTCACTCAAGAAACTCTTCCAGCAGTGGCATTTACCTCAATGGCTTTGTGGCCGTGACCCCGATGGTATCGCCGGTCACAGCTTACTCTCCGGCGGAGAAAGGAGGAGCTACTACTTCTTTCATAGTGGATTTTCTGATGGGAGGAGTGTCTGCTGCTGTGTCTAAGACTGCGGCCGCGCCGATCGAGAGAGTTAAGCTGCTAATTCAGAACCAGGATGAGATGCTCAAGACTGGTCGGTTGTCTCATCCGTACAAGGGAATTGGTGATTGTTTTGCTAGAACTATTAAGGATGAAGGGATGCTTTCACTTTGGAGAGGAAACACTGCTAATGTTATCAGATACTTCCCTACTCAG GCGCTGAACTTTGCTTTCAAGGATTATTTTAAGAAGCTCTTCAACTTCAAGAAAGACAGAGATGGCTATTGGAAATGGTTTGCTGGGAACTTGGCATCTGGTGGGGCTGCCGGAGCTTCTTCCCTCTTGTTTGTTTATTCTTTGGACTTTGCCAGAACTCGTTTGGCCAATGATGCCAAGGTTGCTGCTAAGCAGGGTGGTCAAAGGCAGTTCAATGGCTTGATTGATGTTTACACCAAAACCATTAAATCCGATGGTATCACTGGCCTTTATCGCGGATTCACCATCTCTTGTGTTGGGATTGTTGTGTATCGTGGTCTCTATTTCGGAATGTATGATTCTTTGAAACCAGTGGTTCTGGTCGATGGCTTGCAG GATAGTTTCTTTGCAAGTTTCTTTTTGGGTTGGGGGATCACAATAGGTGCTGGCTTGGCCTCTTACCCAATTGATACTGTTCGTAGAAGAATGATGATGACATCCGGAGAAGCCGTGAAATACAGCGGCTCTGTGGATGCATTCAAGCAGATCATCGCCAAAGAGGGTGCTAAGTCACTCTTCAAAGGTGCCGGTGCAAACATATTGCGTGCTGTTGCAGGTGCCGGTGTGCTTGCCGGCTATGACAAGCTACAGCTCCTCTTGTTTGGAAAGAAATATGGTTCTGGTGGTGGAGGCTAA